Proteins found in one Scomber scombrus unplaced genomic scaffold, fScoSco1.1 SCAFFOLD_213, whole genome shotgun sequence genomic segment:
- the LOC133977227 gene encoding apoptosis regulator Bcl-2-like, producing the protein MAGSDSQEVVFDYLRYKLQRRGVAWEPPQQPIGTQRRRRRLDGMRAWHRGGEEEESQPAPAPPPRLQAVLRSAGDELERCYRDNLTAHVAALLRQDGGSARRRLTAVRDELLRDGVNWGRIVALMELSAATSAEVANREGGAGAAGGAGQVDDIARWMADSLDSPPLQGWIKENGGWDAFVELYGDSRPPVSFWCPRTVFGLAVLGAAGITLGAFFTQK; encoded by the exons ATGGCGGGCTCTGACAGCCAGGAAGTGGTGTTTGATTACCTGCGTTACAAGCTGCAGCGGAGGGGCGTGGCCTGGGAGCCCCCCCAGCAGCCAATAGGAACTCAGCGCAGACGCAGGAGACTTGATGGCATGAGGGCGTGGCAccgaggaggagaggaggaggagtcccAGCCAG CACCTGCCCCGCCCCCCCGCCTGCAGGCCGTGCTGCGCTCTGCCGGAGACGAGCTGGAGCGCTGTTACCGTGACAACCTGACGGCCCACGTGGCGGCGCTGCTGCGTCAGGACGGCGGCTCAGCGAGGAGACGTCTGACGGCGGTCAGAGACGAGCTGCTCAGAGACGGAGTGAACTGGGGACGCATCGTAGCGCTGATGGAGCTCAGCGCCGCTACGAGCGCAGAGGTGGCGAACAGGGAGGGGGGGGCGGGGGCTGCGGGGGGGGCGGGGCAGGTGGATGACATCGCCAGGTGGATGGCAGACAGTCTGGACTCACCTCCTCTTCAGGGATGGATAAAAGAGAACGGAGGATGG GATGCCTTTGTGGAGTTGTACGGTGATTCCAGACCGCCGGTCAGTTTCTGGTGTCCGAGGACGGTGTTTGGACTGGCTGTACTGGGAGCAGCTGGGATCACACTGGGAGCCTTTTTCACCCAGAAATAA